The following DNA comes from Anopheles arabiensis isolate DONGOLA chromosome 3, AaraD3, whole genome shotgun sequence.
GCCTGTGAGATACGCTCTCTCCTAGGAAATATACAGTTACTACGAGCCTACATAACTACTATACGCTAGACAACAACATTcgtggcacgatcctctaccgggctctccaatttcttggcttcgcggatgacatcgacatcatcgccaggacaacagcgaaggtgtgtgagacatacacccgactcaaacgcgaagcagcaagaatttgattgagaatcaatgcgacgaagacaaagtacctgcttgccggagactcagaccatctgAGAAGCAGTGTATTAATGATCTCGAATTAGTAAAGATGTATTGATATTtcgggacggtcgttacttcggagatcgacatcagcagcgaaatccggagacgcattgtgcagggAAATCGTGTATACTTTGGGCTTTAtcgactgctgagatccagaagacatcaagcccgcacgaaatgtgagatatattgcaaattgattcgcccggtggtcctctatgGACACGCAGCTTAGACcatccgagcggaggatgcaaacgctctgggcatgtttgagcgacgcatccttcGGATCATCTTTgtcggtgtgttcgagcatggagcgtggaggagaagggtGAACCGCgcgcttgctgagctgtacggcgaccGGGCATCCTGACGGTGACGATGGCTgaggcatgtcatgaggatgccggactcatgccccaccaagaaggtgttcgacagcgatccccagttcggtATAAGGTGAGAGAGTGATCAATCCCTAAGAGTGATCTGAGCCTGAGTACTCTGCAAGGGGCTAAAATGTTATAAAGGATCGGTATTCTGGCATCGGTGAAACCCCGAAATAATATTTTAGAAAAGACAGTAATAAGCTGTACGTATATGCTCAAAAGCCTTACTGCCACAGTAGTTGGaagcttccttttttgctaCCCTTTTGCTTTTATACTCACCATGATTGACAGTGACTGGCACAGGAAAGCGCACCCAGTCTTGGCCATAACACCCAAAGtaacttttttcttttgtacaCATAATGTTTATTGGAGTATTACGCCCCCACATTCGGAGACATTTTGCTAAACGACTGTACATttataaatacataaaaaacacatactAACAGTAGCATAAGTTATCCTACCGAAACAGATCTTCAATATTCGAGTGTGCACTGTACAGTTGGGAAGTAGTAACGATTGACTTGGGAAGTAGTAACGATTAACTGTGTAAAACAAGAAGGAAATTATTACCGGTCGCTTTCAGCTGGAACGAAACTCTGGCCATCACAGACCATCACTGTAACCTCAACAAAACCTTTGTGCAAAGAAACAGACAACACCATTTAACTAGCAGCAGGCTTCACATCATCGTAATAACCATTGATATTGATAACGTGCAGGAACTCGGATATTTCCTTCTGGTACCCATGGTCGTACATCTTGTTCCCGAGGAAGATCGTGTACTTGATCAGCTTCTCAAAGTCGATCTCATCGTCCAGCATCGACCGGTAGCGTGGATGCACGTAGTACTGCTGCGATTCCTCCTGCAGCCGCCACTCCTTCGAACGCAGGTGCCTGTAGAACCGCAACACCACGCGAAAGATCTGCTCGATGTTGTTGTAAAACTCGATGCTTCTCCTGTTCAGCAGGCACAGGAAGATCACCCGCTTCAGGTACGTACGATGCTTGCGGAACAGGTCTTCCATCGTTTCCGTCGCGTCCTGCAGATCCTCCCGGAACGTTTCCCAGGACGCGTGCAGCGCACTGCTCGTGATGTAGTTCTTGAGCGCGTTCACCAGATGGGACAGCTTGTGGCGGATCAGCTGCACCCGGGCGTACTGGGGCGAATGGAGCAACGGTTTCCCCAGCCGCCTGCTCGCTTCCTTTAGCAGCTGGAAGGAATCCTCCAGCACGTAGCTAACGCGGCGAACCTTCACCAGGTATTTGAACACGTTCGTGTACTGTTCGATCGTTTCGTTCGAGAAGATTAGATTGAGGGGCCACTCGACCCGGTAGCTAAGGTTCAGCATGCTGAACACGTTCGGCGAGTAGAGGTCAAACTTTTCCGGCACCTGGCACACGATGAAGGACAGCCGGTCGGCATTACGGTCCGTGCCGGCATTGCTCGAGTACAGCGCCCCATCCAGGATGGAGTGAAGCGTTTGGTAGTTCAGCAGCTCCTCCGGCGTGCGTACGGTTTCGAGCCGCTGGAACAGATTGTCACAGATGTGGGTGGAAAACTCACCGTCCATCAGGAGGAAGTAGTTGCGGAGGCTTTCGAAATGCCCGAGCACGTCCAGATCGTACAGATACATCTTCAGTATCTCGTTGTTCACGATCTCCATGTGCGCTTTCAGAGGAATGACGAGCGAGTACTGCAGGAAGCGTGTGATCGTAAGGACGTCCACACTGTTGAGCTCCTTTTCCAGTGCTTTTGAAGCGCCTACGTGTGCCGAAGTGTCGCTATCCGACGTCGGGATCGCTAGTCGACAAAAGTTCTCACTTTGCTGCTTCATTGCAGCGACAAATTCGCGATAAATCtcgtcatcctcctcctcggtCAGCTCCACAGCAACACCGGAAGCGGCCACCGGCACCAAGCTATTGCAACCGCTCGGCCCTTCCCTTCGTTCCAGTGCTTGGGCGCGCGTAAAATCAAACCCTCCATCGAGAGCGTCCCCTACCTCGCCAGTCGCTTTCATCGCACTGGCCGGGGTTTGCAGCTCTAGCGCGGCCGTATCGGGAATGCCAAATCGCCGCTCGATGCCAAACCGTTCCGCTGCATCGGCCGCCGCCAGAACGTCCAGCTTTAGGCCGGCTCCTTTTCCTGCTACCGGATTCGCATTAACGTCCTGCTCGCCAGTGATGGTTGGCGTTGTGCCCGAGGCGGTCATCGCCACCGATGGACTGGCCGACTCGTCCACCGTATCACTGTCCACGGACATCGGTGAGGCGGGAAAGTTTTCCACCCCGGTCGCAATGTCGAACTCCGATTCCAGTATTCGGCGCCGGTTCCGCGCCCGGTCCGAGTCCAGGTTCAAGTACATCGTGCGCTTCTGGTTCGGATCCCGTCCGCCCGTGCCATCCCAAACCGCCTCGTCCGTAAGCAGATTGTACTCTTGGCTCATAATCTTCCTGCGATTCTTCTGCAGCTCGCTCAGCTCCCGCCCCGGCACCGGCTGACCACCCGGTGCCGCTTCCTCCTCCCTGCTGGTGTAATCGCTTATAAGAATGCGCTCCCGATTCTTCCGCCGCTCGGCCAGCCGATTACAGTTCTCATCCATCGTGGCGGGCTCGTCCGGCGGAGCGATTTCAAACTCTTGCGATAGGATTTTAAGCTTGTTGCGCTGTGCCTCCGTCAGTTTGCGCAGTCCCACACTCGCAGTGGCCCCGACCAGCTGCTCCACGTTGGCGTTTGCGTGATCCTCGTTCAGAAAGTCGCCCACCGTCGAGCCCAACACCTTCGCCCGGTTCCGTTCCCCTTCGCTGACGGTTGGAACGTTCGAATTGAGGCGATCACTGTCCAGCACGGCCGTCGGCGACTCCACCGTTGGCACGATCGGTCCCTCCACGAGCGTACAGTCCAGATCTTCCGCACCGGACGTGGAAAGATCGCCCTTCCCGGCGGAACCGTAGCTGCTCGTACTGTCCGCCCCGTACGGCGACGAGTCCACACTGCACGCAGGTGACTTTTGTGCATCCTCGTAGATGGATACGCTTGTCACGTTGCTCGCACGGCTCTCGCGACAACTCTCAAACGGAGCTTCCTCACTCACCGTCCCGTCCGTCCCGTCCACTGTCACCGTTACCACCGGCACAATGCTCAGCTCGCCGGACGCGGCCCGCAGCGCCTCCAGCTTCTCATCCATCAGCGTGTTCAGGGCCGTGTACTTCTTCACCCGACCGGTAAGCTCCAAATTTTCCCCCAGCAGCTGCCGattctcctgctcgatgcggGCCTGCTCGAGCGCCAGCTCCTCCTGCAGCTCCGCCCGCTTCGCCAGCAGCTTGCTCTCTCGGATCTCGTTCAGGTGGTCGAGCAGGTCGGCCATCTGCTTCTGCTTGCGGCGCTTCTGCTCCTGCGCTTCCGTTTCCTGCTCCACCCGCCACGCGTCCATGTAAGTGCGGAAGTTTTCCTCCACCAGGCGGTAGAACTCGACCTGCTCGCTCTGCTTTGTTTCGTACAGCTCGCGCACGGACACGGCCGGGCCGCAGAGCTGGCGCGCCTTGGCGACGTAGCGCAACCATTGCGTGCGCATCGTCTGGATTTCCGCGAACGAAAGGCACACGGTCAGCTCGGGATGGCGCAGGGTGAAGAGAGGGTGCTTtagaaaatcaaataattataaatacagAACTGAAGCTAtcgtttatattttaaaacccTCTTACCAACGGTCGAAACgctcgcagcagcatcacGTACTTTCCGCACAGCAAAATGTCCTCATCGTAGCCCTTCAGAAATCCCGGCACACTCTTCCGCCGGATAAAGTACGCCTTATCGAAGAAATGCTTCGTGTTCGATCGATAGTGAtcgacaaaaaacacaaacagctCCCCGGAAGGATCGTGCAGCTGGCCCTGAAACAGCCACCGCTGGAAGATCGCAAAATACTCCAAACAGCACCGCCGCAGCGTCGACAGCAGGAACACGCTCACGCTGGGCTGCGTCACCTGTATCAGCTCCCGGTACAGATGATCGAGCAGCATCGAACCGGTCGGAAACTCGCGATCGCTCTCATTGCCCGGATGCAGGCTGCACAATTTTGCCATCGACAGCAGCTGCTCGTTGGCCGGGGAAAGCatttgcagcagctgcagtaTCGATTCCCCGGCGTAGCTGTTTACGAGCACGCGGTAGCAGCAGAGGAAGTTTTCCACACTCTCACAAAACGCCCTAAACACGAACCCTTCCATGATGAGCTCGAGCGTGTACGGGTTTTTGCGGGTCATCATGAGCAGCCGTCGGAAGCAGGTGCCGATTTCGAGCGCTTGATCCACAAACGATTGTATCGATTCGATGCGCACATCCTCGATCGTAATGTTGGGAAGTGCGCGGAAGCGATTGCGCTCGTCAAAATGGAACAAGCTGGAGCTTACACCGGCTAAAAAGGGAACCAAAAACATTAATAATAAACTCTTCCTAATTTCAAATGATTCAAAAGGTGACTTACTAATAAGAAATTTAATGTCGCGTATGAAATTGGCCCGCGAAACGACTTTCTTCTCCGAAAGTGCATGCCCCATTGCACTCGCCTGCACCGCGGTGAACCGAAACAGTGCTCCCGCACACTCGGACGCGAACGGTTTCTCTTCCGGCACATACTGCTGTCCGAGATTTTCCCAATTCATACCAAATATGAGCGATTCTTCCACCGGTTTCGCTGGCTTTCCCGCAGGAACTAGCTCAAAGTTCGTGACAAGCTCGTACGGCGGTTCACCGTTGGTCGCTTGCCGAACCGCTCGCAGCAGATTGTACCGAAACGGACCCTGGTAATGGTTCAAGCTTGCCATTTTGTCACTAAAATAGGAACAATCGGCCGCCAGCGGATCGTTCCGCGCCGATTCGTTTGCAAGTATGTGGGCAATGTTTGCGGTGAAGACACCATTAGTGGCGCGGAAGAGATACGGATTCGCTTTCCGGTCGTAGCAAGCGGCCACCAGCCGGCCATCGATGTGGAAGTCCTCGGGTCGGAAGATCGGGTAGGGTCCGTAGCGTGCGGCAGGCATTTTGCTGTGCCCAAAGAACGGGTTCTAAAAGAAAAGTTATTAAAAACTGTTGCGTTTTGCCAATCAAAAGCAGTCACTCGACTCACCTCCGCCAGCACGTCACCGCGGTCGGAGGTGGAATTTTTCAGCGACAGCAAAAACTCCAACAAGGAACAGTCGGATTCGGCCAGCGGCCATTCGCCGCAGGTGTCGCGTCGGATTTGATCCAGCAGCCGCTCGAACCGTTCGCACCGCACCATCTGATATTTGTACCGGGCCGTCATCTGCATCTCGAACTGATGGCATTCCAGCATTGCGAGCGGATCGGTTGGCGCGGGTGTAACGGGGCATTCCGATACGCTCGCCCCAACTCGCGGTGGCGGTGCTCGATGGTCCGGTTTGCCCAGCAATATTCCAAATGCTCGCGATTTACActttttcaccgttttgccGTCCGCCCGCGCACCGCACTCTTGCCCAAtcgcctcgaccagctcgtcAACGAGCCGGTACACACTGTCGGAATGCATTTTTGCATTCAGCTTGCAGGGGGGAAAATCAATAATCGAGATCCGTCGTGTGGGCGCTGCTGGCGTTgctgctttgttgttgtttggtagcGGGACcttggcttttctttttccctccctcttttgcatttgctttgcgaGCTGTTGtcaacagtgtggccagattattttggcggttttcggaaGGCGCATCAAAAagttatcggtagttttcggtaggttaaagcTGCGTCGAAACTTAACtcgagttaaaagaagtgaaagcgaaagaagtgttaagcggGATGGGAGAGGGGGGGTGTGCttatgcgcaaaatgaaagttccatatCACGAGAAtgtgcatcctttatctaggatatggattagatttggttcagcggttacacaaatgaaggtctttctgaaacgtcgatctgaaaattgtactaggaattctaagccaaagaaggactaagatgcacattttcttctcagtggtggcaagttctttttctcggggctccacgcgaccggttagggccgcagcaattctccattggatacgattttatcgtacgtgctgtcatttgattttcACTGGATTATTTAGACTGATtcgattgtttggctgagttttatagttcaatgattaaaaaaaatgagattttttccttcaaaccctaaatatatatacagtctgttcccgaatTACACgattctcgacttacgcggattcggtgatacgcggttttctaaatttgacagattaaatcccaagcgccacagattaagcttaaacgactggaaaattgaatatccatagaaaaaaaagaaagctccacagcttcattggtttgatcaatagatggcgtattacaactcatcattatattgctatccttttcttgcaatgtgtttcgacaagtttcatcttatcatgacctatataaccttcccaagcgccacagattcagcttaaacgactggaaaattgaatatccatagaaaaaaatgaaagctccacagcttcattagtttgatcaatagatggcgtattacatcatcattatattgctatccttttcttgcaatgtgtttcgacaagtttcatcttatcatgacctatatagtcttctaaggccgcaaatacacgacgcgcgttttccgcgcccgcggaaaacgcgtataacaatccagccatataaatgaaatgtcattcgaacgcgctaccgcggaaacgcagagatgctcatGCTGAatatctctgcggaactgttatacgcgtttgaacgcgcccgcggaaacgcgcgtcgtgtatttgcggcctaactttctgagcaaaaatctatatgaatggtcgtgtggtcacgtgggtatcaacaccaacgaccattactcaaatctcacttgcttcagtgctggtgatttccgttggagtttagtatttaaacaatcgtatcgccgttctagttctagcgatgcattacttcaatgcgaaaccatacaacagtacagaggaaatgagaaagctctcctccaagcgatgaagctcaactggttcggtatcccaccaacagatggcgccaccaactttttgctatttttagaatgcatgagtcgtttgccgtctgctaaaagaagtctttctatattccgtttaggtagagaacttgagtcatttagaagccgtttagtggtcgtttagtggaattgtggcacttgggagcttactttgacagaagtgatcgcctcacatgcaaatgacagtactttcgtgtgggacacttttgttacgccagtgtcacgtcggtttgtcggtagttttagggcggtcatctgtgaatcggtaggcatataaaaaatcggtaggaatacagataaagcggtatttctggtcactctgctttTGCAATTGCTGCTGTCAAACGGATGTCAAATCGGGATGTTTATAGCGTCGGGTTGAGAGCGTCCGGTGTTTGAAATTCGAACAAGGCAGGTTTCGTTTCGAAAgtgtgaaattaaaattcaaattttagaCCGTTACGCATTACGTGCGACCACGTGTTGAATGGAGCTGAGGAAAATCGAATTtaaatgctttatttttattttatttcagccTTTTAAAAGCAATTAGACTCTGTTGAAATTGTTGGAATGATCTTCATAGTAAAATACaggttaaataaataattcttaATGTCATTAAATTATGATTTCTGTTTTAACAAATTTGGTTTAGTAATATTACACATATTAAATGGAATTTATCAGTAGTTTGATAAAGTTTTAACCATTTGAATGACTTATTAAGTACCCAAAGAAGGGTAGTCAATCCTACATGGTTGAGCCATGGTTGAAACGAGGCTCGAACACATGACAGACCTGTTGTTACAcaatatatttaaaacaaaagatagaaaaGGCTTATGCTTAACCACTAATCAATAAATgctcttttatattttttatagaaattaatgaataatttCCCCATTTTGGATCAAACGCTCCAGCATTATGTAAGCTTTAGCCCAAAAATCCACCATTGCATGGAcgaaacaaatttaatcatttaaaaacacaaccaaTTAATTTCCATTGTAAGCGAAAGCAGCGGAGTAAGTGCAgcggttttaatttaatttgctaccttatattaattaaatgacaaaattaaatttgtcCTTCACACA
Coding sequences within:
- the LOC120902696 gene encoding uncharacterized protein LOC120902696, with protein sequence MQKREGKRKAKVPLPNNNKAATPAAPTRRISIIDFPPCKLNAKMHSDSVYRLVDELVEAIGQECGARADGKTVKKCKSRAFGILLGKPDHRAPPPRVGASVSECPVTPAPTDPLAMLECHQFEMQMTARYKYQMVRCERFERLLDQIRRDTCGEWPLAESDCSLLEFLLSLKNSTSDRGDVLAENPFFGHSKMPAARYGPYPIFRPEDFHIDGRLVAACYDRKANPYLFRATNGVFTANIAHILANESARNDPLAADCSYFSDKMASLNHYQGPFRYNLLRAVRQATNGEPPYELVTNFELVPAGKPAKPVEESLIFGMNWENLGQQYVPEEKPFASECAGALFRFTAVQASAMGHALSEKKVVSRANFIRDIKFLITGVSSSLFHFDERNRFRALPNITIEDVRIESIQSFVDQALEIGTCFRRLLMMTRKNPYTLELIMEGFVFRAFCESVENFLCCYRVLVNSYAGESILQLLQMLSPANEQLLSMAKLCSLHPGNESDREFPTGSMLLDHLYRELIQVTQPSVSVFLLSTLRRCCLEYFAIFQRWLFQGQLHDPSGELFVFFVDHYRSNTKHFFDKAYFIRRKSVPGFLKGYDEDILLCGKYVMLLRAFRPLHPLFTLRHPELTVCLSFAEIQTMRTQWLRYVAKARQLCGPAVSVRELYETKQSEQVEFYRLVEENFRTYMDAWRVEQETEAQEQKRRKQKQMADLLDHLNEIRESKLLAKRAELQEELALEQARIEQENRQLLGENLELTGRVKKYTALNTLMDEKLEALRAASGELSIVPVVTVTVDGTDGTVSEEAPFESCRESRASNVTSVSIYEDAQKSPACSVDSSPYGADSTSSYGSAGKGDLSTSGAEDLDCTLVEGPIVPTVESPTAVLDSDRLNSNVPTVSEGERNRAKVLGSTVGDFLNEDHANANVEQLVGATASVGLRKLTEAQRNKLKILSQEFEIAPPDEPATMDENCNRLAERRKNRERILISDYTSREEEAAPGGQPVPGRELSELQKNRRKIMSQEYNLLTDEAVWDGTGGRDPNQKRTMYLNLDSDRARNRRRILESEFDIATGVENFPASPMSVDSDTVDESASPSVAMTASGTTPTITGEQDVNANPVAGKGAGLKLDVLAAADAAERFGIERRFGIPDTAALELQTPASAMKATGEVGDALDGGFDFTRAQALERREGPSGCNSLVPVAASGVAVELTEEEDDEIYREFVAAMKQQSENFCRLAIPTSDSDTSAHVGASKALEKELNSVDVLTITRFLQYSLVIPLKAHMEIVNNEILKMYLYDLDVLGHFESLRNYFLLMDGEFSTHICDNLFQRLETVRTPEELLNYQTLHSILDGALYSSNAGTDRNADRLSFIVCQVPEKFDLYSPNVFSMLNLSYRVEWPLNLIFSNETIEQYTNVFKYLVKVRRVSYVLEDSFQLLKEASRRLGKPLLHSPQYARVQLIRHKLSHLVNALKNYITSSALHASWETFREDLQDATETMEDLFRKHRTYLKRVIFLCLLNRRSIEFYNNIEQIFRVVLRFYRHLRSKEWRLQEESQQYYVHPRYRSMLDDEIDFEKLIKYTIFLGNKMYDHGYQKEISEFLHVININGYYDDVKPAAS